The following are from one region of the Methanospirillum hungatei genome:
- a CDS encoding RlmE family RNA methyltransferase, with protein sequence MGSQWGKDKTYLKAKQSGYRSRAAMKLKEIIRRNPVIRPDDNILDLGAAPGSWLQVLRELTKGVIVGVDLNPITPMEGVITITGDFTDPAILARIRELMPEVNGIVCDASPKLSGQRSLDQARAIELNSQALNVARLVLKQGGNMIMKSFQGEDFSWLYNQIKLDFYSVRTYKAQTTRKGSTEMYIIAKNFIGNQPNPEEFSSDGSA encoded by the coding sequence ATGGGTTCACAATGGGGTAAAGATAAAACATATCTTAAAGCTAAACAATCTGGGTATCGCTCGCGGGCAGCGATGAAGCTGAAGGAAATAATTCGCAGAAATCCGGTTATTCGTCCTGATGATAACATACTTGACCTTGGAGCCGCACCAGGAAGCTGGCTGCAGGTTTTGCGTGAGTTAACAAAAGGAGTTATCGTCGGAGTTGACTTAAATCCTATCACTCCTATGGAAGGTGTCATAACCATCACCGGAGATTTTACTGATCCGGCGATTCTCGCCAGAATAAGAGAGTTGATGCCTGAAGTGAATGGCATTGTGTGTGATGCCTCACCAAAACTTTCCGGTCAGCGGTCACTAGATCAGGCCAGAGCCATTGAACTGAACAGCCAGGCCCTTAATGTTGCACGTCTGGTTCTCAAACAGGGAGGGAATATGATCATGAAATCATTTCAGGGTGAGGATTTCAGCTGGCTCTACAACCAGATCAAACTGGATTTCTACTCCGTCAGAACATACAAGGCACAGACCACCCGCAAGGGAAGTACTGAAATGTATATCATAGCAAAGAATTTCATTGGTAATCAGCCTAATCCGGAGGAGTTTTCGTCAGATGGATCTGCATGA
- a CDS encoding DNA polymerase sliding clamp → MLKATISADIFRDTVDALSALVTECRLHFSDTEAWVRAVDTANVAMIILTLKKEAFSQFEATTGEIGLDIAKLKNTYSMMGKASEIRLEHPEGANKIEVTFEGYHYSITLLDPNTIKKDPNAPGIQLPGQVTIAGAELYNVIKSASIVSDKIWFSIEPENKEFVLYAEGDSDNIRRSFSAGEVIASNWESAKSLFSIDYLKDMGKVMSHAEKVTIDIGIDHPAKFSFEIAGGNGQVEYLLAPRIEAD, encoded by the coding sequence ATGCTGAAAGCAACAATCAGTGCAGATATATTCAGGGATACCGTTGATGCCCTCTCTGCTCTGGTAACTGAATGCAGACTTCATTTTTCTGATACCGAAGCTTGGGTAAGGGCTGTTGATACTGCCAATGTGGCAATGATCATCTTAACCTTAAAAAAAGAAGCATTCAGCCAGTTCGAGGCAACAACCGGAGAGATTGGATTAGATATCGCAAAACTGAAAAATACATACTCCATGATGGGTAAGGCAAGTGAAATTCGCCTTGAACATCCAGAAGGAGCAAATAAAATTGAAGTTACCTTTGAAGGATACCATTATTCAATCACACTCCTTGACCCAAATACCATCAAGAAGGATCCGAATGCGCCAGGCATTCAGCTTCCGGGGCAGGTAACCATCGCAGGTGCAGAGCTCTATAATGTTATCAAGTCTGCATCTATCGTGTCAGACAAGATATGGTTCTCGATCGAACCCGAAAATAAAGAGTTTGTTCTTTATGCAGAAGGAGATTCAGATAACATCAGAAGATCCTTTTCTGCCGGAGAAGTAATTGCGTCAAACTGGGAATCTGCAAAATCATTGTTTTCAATTGATTACCTCAAAGATATGGGAAAAGTGATGAGTCATGCTGAGAAAGTCACGATTGACATCGGTATAGACCATCCGGCAAAATTCTCCTTTGAGATTGCAGGTGGCAACGGACAAGTTGAATATCTGCTTGCACCCCGGATTGAGGCTG
- the moaA gene encoding GTP 3',8-cyclase MoaA: MDLHDTFGRPISNLRISVNSGCNLRCVYCHREGETKPENPLSLEDIKAILDIANVLGIRSIKFTGGEPLLRNDIVDIIKAVPAGIESSMTTNGTLLGSMASDLRAAGLSRVNISLDSLNPDTYRAITGTGLLSDVLEGIEAARNAGLTPIKINMVLLKGINEGEIDDFIHLVSGDRQLILQIIELMDLGGCPLHADLAELEEKIAIHSRKVITRRMHHRKKYCYEGAEIEFVRPWHNSDFCNHCTRMRVTSDGKLKPCLLRDDNLVDIRGKRGEELLKLFQTAAKKREPYNK, encoded by the coding sequence ATGGATCTGCATGATACGTTTGGCCGGCCTATTTCGAATCTGAGAATTTCTGTAAATTCGGGATGTAATCTCCGCTGTGTATATTGTCACCGGGAAGGAGAGACTAAACCAGAAAATCCCCTTTCTCTTGAGGATATTAAGGCGATTCTTGATATTGCGAATGTTCTTGGAATACGGTCAATAAAGTTCACAGGTGGCGAACCTCTTCTCAGGAACGATATTGTTGACATTATCAAAGCAGTTCCGGCGGGGATTGAATCATCCATGACTACAAACGGAACCCTTCTTGGATCGATGGCGTCTGATCTTCGGGCTGCAGGATTATCGAGGGTGAATATAAGCCTTGATTCACTGAATCCTGACACTTACCGGGCAATCACTGGAACCGGATTATTGTCTGATGTGCTTGAAGGTATTGAGGCTGCACGGAATGCAGGGCTCACTCCAATCAAGATAAACATGGTTCTTTTAAAAGGGATCAATGAAGGTGAAATTGACGATTTCATTCACCTCGTTTCCGGTGATCGCCAACTCATTCTGCAGATTATTGAGCTCATGGATCTGGGAGGGTGCCCTCTTCATGCTGACCTTGCTGAACTGGAAGAAAAAATCGCCATACATTCGCGCAAAGTAATAACCCGAAGAATGCATCACCGGAAAAAATATTGTTATGAAGGTGCAGAGATAGAATTTGTCCGTCCATGGCACAATTCTGATTTTTGCAATCATTGCACACGAATGCGGGTCACCTCAGATGGAAAACTCAAACCCTGTCTGCTTAGAGATGATAATTTAGTTGATATCAGGGGTAAACGAGGCGAAGAACTCTTAAAACTCTTTCAGACTGCTGCAAAAAAGCGTGAACCATACAATAAATGA